One genomic window of Nicotiana sylvestris chromosome 10, ASM39365v2, whole genome shotgun sequence includes the following:
- the LOC138879088 gene encoding uncharacterized protein, whose protein sequence is MADRTMKRPLGIIDDVLVQVDKFILVADFVILDCEVDYEVPIILGKPFLATGKALVDMEAGELTFRAGDEKVVFHVCKSIRQPNSTEVCSFVDLVTEVIVDDMSAMINMEDPLEVVLLNHDVTEDEGRVEYVNSLHGMGFYSYEPHKLSLDLENRKNPPTKPSIEEPPVDATFEVLQRRKRTIRWTLTDIRGISPAFCMHKVILEEDAKPSVEYQRRLNEAMQEVVKKEVIKWLDAGVVMPFGLCNAPATFQRYMMAIFTDMVEDFLEVFVDDFSVVGDSFEECLGNLDKVLVRCEETNLVLNWEKCHFMVEEGIVLGHKISKNGIEVDKAKIEVISKLPPHSSVKGGGAFLGMRGSTEGSSRTSPRSTTTPIIIAPNWSFPFELMCDASDVAVGAVLGQRVNKMFHPVYYASKTMNVAQVNYMVMEKELLAIVFTMEKFRPYLMGAKICNDGVIWRCVAEEEQMSILDACHSSSYGGHHGGARTASKVLRCGFYWPTLYKDAGELVKRCDERQRASGIPKKDEIHLTIILKVDIFDCGA, encoded by the exons ATGGccgatagaacaatgaagaggccgcttggtattattgatgatgttcttgtccaaGTGGACAAGTTTATTTTGGTTGCTGATTTTGTGATTCTGGACTGCGAAGTCGACTATGAGGTGCCGATAATATTGGGAAAACCTTTCCTTGCAacagggaaggcattggttgatatggaagcaggggagctcaccttccgggCGGGTGATGAAAAAGTTGTCTTCCACGTGTGTAAATCAATAAGGCAGCCGAATAGTACTGAGGTTTGTTCTTTTGTGGATCTGGTGACggaggtgatagttgatgacaTGAGTGCCATGATCAATATGGAGGATCCTTTGGAAGTGGTATTGTTGAATCATGATGTGACCGAGGATGAAGGCCGGGTAGAGTATGTCAATTCCTTGCATGGAATGGGTTTTTACTCCTATGAGCCCCATAAACtctccttggatcttgagaacagaaagaatccaccaacaaagccctctaTCGAGGAACCTCct gtagatgccacctTTGAGGTGCTTCAAAGAAGGAAGAGGACAATTAGATGGACTCTaactgatattcgggggataagccccgccttttgtatGCACAAGGTTATACTTGAGGAAGATGCCAAACCCTCTGTGGaatatcaaaggaggttgaatgaggctatgcaagaggttgttAAGAAGGAAGTTATAAAGTGGCTAGATGCAGGGGTCGT gatgccatttggtttgtgtaatgcaccggctaccttTCAGCGGTATATGATGGCCATATTtacggacatggtggaggacttcttggaagtgttcgtggatgatttcagtgttgtgggtgactcttttGAAGAATGCTTGGGTAATCTTGACAAAGTGTTGGTCCGATGTGAGGAGACAAATCTAgtgcttaattgggaaaagtgccactttatggtcgaggagggcattgtcctcggccataagatctcaaagaacggTATAGAAGTGGACAAAGCgaagattgaagtgatttcaaaactcCCTCCTCATAGTTCTGTAAAAGGAGGAGGagctttcttgggcatgcggggttctaccgaaggttcatcaaggacttctccaag ATCGACGACCACTCCCATCATCAttgcacccaattggagctttccatttgagctcatgtgtgatgctagtgacgttgcggtaggagcggtcttgggtcaaagagtaaacaagatgtttcacccggtgtattatgcaagcaaaacaaTGAATGTTGCTCAGGTAAATTACATGGTGATGGAAAAAGAGTTGCTAGCAATTGTGTTTACcatggagaagtttaggccttatctcatgggtgccaag ATTTGTAATGATGGGGTGATCTGGAGATGTGTTgcggaagaggagcaaatgagtattcttgatgcttgTCATTCTTCTTcctacggtggtcatcatggtggggcgaggacggcttcaaaggtgcttagatgtggtttttattggcctacaTTATACAAGGATGCGGGTGagcttgtgaagagatgtgatgagcgTCAGAGAGCTAGTGGAATTCCAAAGAAGGATGAAATACATCTCACCATTATTCTTAAGGTTGACATATTTGACTGTGGGGCATAG